One window of the Sphingomonas crocodyli genome contains the following:
- a CDS encoding DUF1214 domain-containing protein encodes MTGPMDRWRDYDRTIISLGYDAARRERAAANAEDYTAKLRDGTAWRLFGQAIAKLGPMIAESGLAQDDRDLAEGHRYLLGLVAARIDALLYACGPDRPAFVRGMDDIIKIGLDNPDGINSFSARIDGHRRYRITGRAGGERYVEFVQFAAKGTLANHYLHDFAIGADGRFELTLDAQSAPGNWLQLHPDTQGLFVRLIQYDWDTPLTDLTIEHLGDGDTYECLTVPKPEWVGEELESLADTLVNEVAFWLDYTRSFAQAGDNRIASEQPLAVSGKSAVRAAPKGMFNLAADEALLLEFDPPDGLFWSVALGDVWFRSIDPSHRQSSLNGHQAAIDPDGRYRLVIAHEDPGLANWLDTAGHERGCMTFRYVKTDSRPPATATLVKFADLDRLLPDAPRVTPDERAATLAARARGFARRYAAPFTSRWSRL; translated from the coding sequence ATGACGGGACCGATGGACCGCTGGCGCGATTATGATCGGACGATCATCTCGCTCGGCTACGACGCCGCGCGGCGCGAACGGGCGGCTGCGAATGCGGAGGATTACACCGCGAAGCTGCGCGACGGGACGGCGTGGCGGCTGTTCGGGCAGGCCATCGCGAAACTCGGGCCGATGATCGCGGAATCGGGCCTCGCGCAGGACGATCGCGATCTGGCGGAGGGGCATCGCTATCTGCTGGGCCTCGTCGCCGCGCGGATCGATGCGCTCCTCTACGCCTGCGGCCCCGATCGTCCGGCCTTCGTGCGCGGCATGGACGACATCATCAAGATCGGCCTCGACAATCCGGACGGGATCAACAGCTTCTCGGCGCGGATCGACGGGCATCGTCGCTACCGCATCACCGGCCGTGCGGGCGGCGAACGCTATGTCGAGTTCGTTCAGTTCGCGGCGAAGGGCACGCTCGCCAACCATTATCTCCACGACTTCGCGATCGGCGCGGACGGGCGGTTCGAACTGACGCTCGATGCGCAGAGCGCGCCGGGCAACTGGCTGCAACTCCACCCCGACACGCAGGGCCTGTTCGTGCGGCTGATCCAATATGACTGGGACACGCCGCTGACCGACCTGACCATCGAGCATCTGGGCGACGGCGACACCTATGAATGTTTGACGGTGCCGAAGCCCGAATGGGTTGGGGAGGAACTGGAATCGCTGGCCGACACTCTGGTCAACGAGGTCGCCTTCTGGCTCGATTATACGCGCAGTTTTGCGCAAGCTGGCGACAACCGGATCGCGAGCGAACAGCCGCTGGCCGTGTCGGGCAAGAGCGCGGTGCGCGCGGCGCCCAAGGGCATGTTCAACCTTGCCGCCGACGAGGCATTGCTGCTCGAGTTCGATCCGCCGGACGGGCTGTTCTGGTCGGTCGCGCTGGGCGACGTCTGGTTCCGGTCGATCGATCCGTCACACCGCCAGTCGAGCCTGAACGGGCATCAGGCGGCGATCGATCCCGACGGCCGCTATCGCCTCGTGATCGCGCACGAAGACCCCGGCCTCGCCAACTGGCTCGACACCGCTGGGCATGAACGCGGCTGCATGACCTTCCGTTATGTGAAGACCGACAGCCGCCCGCCCGCGACCGCGACATTGGTGAAGTTTGCCGATCTCGATCGCCTGCTGCCCGATGCGCCGCGCGTCACGCCCGACGAGCGCGCCGCCACCCTCGCCGCTCGTGCACGCGGCTTTGCGCGGCGTTACGCGGCACCGTTCACGAGCCGATGGAGTCGCCTGTGA
- a CDS encoding NAD-dependent epimerase/dehydratase family protein: MRILIVGGGGMVGGDAAIRLQSLGHDVEIASRSAPQATTPMAKMPFHTLDYVNDTPDAAWLGGYDAIVFAAGNDIRHIPKDGDPDKHWHRVNSEAVPAFAKAAKAAGVKTFILIGSFYPQAAPHLLGKIPYVDSRDAADRGTRALADDSFKVIVLNAPYIIGHVDGLVQPGFTAFVNWATGKSPVPRFMIPGGVNVITATTLTDAIVGALNGGQNGKAYLIGDENLSFQDYFGGYFRHAGDANPLEVRNEEHPFARDASIFWGRGNDLFYDPDPAEVAELGYRRNDVDRAQKEIVEAYK; this comes from the coding sequence ATGCGGATCCTGATCGTGGGCGGCGGCGGCATGGTGGGCGGCGATGCCGCGATCCGGCTCCAGTCGCTGGGGCATGATGTCGAAATCGCATCGCGCAGCGCGCCGCAGGCGACCACGCCGATGGCGAAGATGCCGTTCCACACGCTCGATTATGTCAACGACACGCCCGATGCGGCCTGGCTGGGCGGCTATGACGCGATCGTCTTCGCGGCGGGCAACGACATCCGCCACATCCCGAAGGATGGCGATCCCGACAAGCACTGGCACCGCGTGAACAGCGAAGCCGTGCCCGCCTTCGCCAAGGCCGCGAAGGCAGCGGGGGTGAAGACCTTCATCCTGATCGGCAGCTTCTATCCGCAGGCGGCGCCCCACCTGCTCGGCAAGATCCCCTATGTCGATTCACGCGACGCCGCCGATCGCGGCACCCGCGCGCTGGCCGATGACAGTTTCAAGGTGATCGTGCTCAATGCGCCCTATATCATCGGCCATGTCGACGGGCTGGTGCAGCCGGGCTTCACCGCCTTCGTCAACTGGGCGACGGGCAAATCGCCGGTGCCGCGCTTCATGATCCCCGGCGGCGTCAACGTGATCACCGCGACCACGCTGACCGACGCGATCGTCGGCGCGCTCAATGGCGGGCAGAACGGCAAGGCCTATCTGATCGGCGACGAGAACCTCAGCTTCCAGGACTATTTCGGCGGCTATTTCCGCCATGCGGGCGATGCCAATCCGCTGGAGGTGCGCAACGAGGAACATCCGTTCGCGCGCGACGCATCGATCTTCTGGGGCCGCGGCAACGACCTGTTCTACGATCCCGATCCGGCCGAGGTGGCGGAACTTGGCTATCGCCGCAACGACGTCGATCGCGCGCAGAAAGAGATCGTCGAAGCCTACAAATAA
- a CDS encoding D-alanine--D-alanine ligase family protein: protein MKTTVAPRALPAAAKRALRILLIAKHVHWEDGLHPSDGSHALYHREMRQALERIGVDLMLADSYQALFTPTDADFVFPLLNRGGFLNSEMMLPLLCERLNIPYLGASPILRGLSDDKHLCKRIALQRGLPTAPWAVFRRGGPIDLSICPSARRYVVKPNASSASWGIGMAHDRDEIRAQVIALHAQGHDAIVEPFIPGHDIEVSVVTIDGEPFILPTQIVEQDDPSYLRTYAEKRNLVGGQAYMIRPLHDARLIGDAERMSREMMREFQPFDYGRFEYRLDEATGELRFMEVNLNCNLWSKKTIAMAASQIGWNHDQLIETILTESLRRHGLLAGSYELAA from the coding sequence ATGAAGACGACGGTCGCGCCGCGCGCGCTTCCGGCGGCGGCGAAACGCGCCCTGCGCATTCTGCTGATCGCCAAGCATGTCCATTGGGAAGACGGCCTTCACCCCAGCGACGGCAGCCACGCGCTCTATCATCGCGAGATGCGGCAGGCGCTCGAGCGGATCGGCGTCGATCTGATGCTGGCCGACAGCTATCAGGCGTTGTTCACGCCCACCGACGCCGACTTCGTCTTTCCGCTGCTCAATCGAGGTGGTTTCCTCAATTCCGAAATGATGCTGCCGCTTTTGTGCGAGCGGCTGAACATCCCCTATCTGGGCGCCAGCCCGATCCTGCGCGGGCTTTCGGACGACAAGCATCTGTGCAAGCGGATCGCGCTCCAGCGCGGCCTGCCGACCGCGCCGTGGGCGGTGTTCCGTCGCGGTGGCCCGATCGACCTGTCGATCTGCCCCAGCGCGCGCCGCTATGTCGTGAAGCCCAACGCCTCCTCGGCCAGCTGGGGGATCGGCATGGCGCACGATCGCGACGAGATCCGCGCGCAGGTTATCGCGCTCCACGCACAGGGCCATGACGCGATCGTCGAGCCGTTCATTCCCGGCCACGACATCGAAGTCTCGGTCGTCACGATCGACGGCGAGCCCTTCATCCTGCCGACCCAGATCGTCGAGCAGGACGATCCCAGCTACCTGCGCACCTATGCCGAGAAGCGCAATCTGGTGGGTGGGCAGGCCTATATGATCCGCCCGCTGCACGACGCGCGGCTGATCGGCGATGCCGAGCGCATGTCGCGCGAGATGATGCGCGAATTCCAGCCGTTCGATTATGGGCGGTTCGAATATCGGCTGGACGAGGCGACGGGCGAGCTGCGCTTCATGGAGGTCAACCTCAACTGCAATCTGTGGTCGAAGAAGACGATCGCGATGGCGGCGTCGCAGATCGGATGGAACCACGACCAACTGATCGAGACGATCCTGACCGAAAGCCTGCGCCGCCACGGTCTGCTGGCGGGGAGTTACGAGCTTGCTGCCTGA
- a CDS encoding sugar-transfer associated ATP-grasp domain-containing protein — protein MLVAGYDRLYFLKKAWALYPGVVRPVSGPFLAPHYADRRVGRTAARAAIDAVIGTLFHAWVPIRARKVQRKFGLDAAWRRRATAIAHERFADPNDIALFRIGEADEIGLYIRRFEDAAINKRLNPLGWSMDCALADKARFAERCRTAGLPHADTVATIAGGTVAITGEITNRALVVKPCDGEGGDGVRMIGPFAETASAEAALRSTQGKALVQPLITCHADIADIALDALPTVRIVTILDEAGAPEVVSATFRCASKVGARVDNMKAGGLIVPVELATGTLGIACMGYGGGDHIVHPVTSAAIMGRTLPDWELATDLVRRAHALAFDDYVIVGWDVALTPNGPILIEGNGKPGVLMPQRAARRGLGETRYGALIAHHLSQPNRSFVVTSER, from the coding sequence ATGCTCGTGGCCGGCTATGACCGCCTCTATTTTCTGAAGAAGGCCTGGGCGCTCTATCCGGGCGTGGTGCGGCCGGTGTCGGGCCCGTTCCTGGCCCCGCATTATGCCGATCGGCGTGTGGGACGGACGGCGGCGCGTGCGGCGATCGACGCGGTGATCGGCACGCTGTTCCACGCCTGGGTGCCGATCCGCGCGCGCAAGGTGCAGCGCAAGTTCGGACTGGACGCCGCATGGCGCCGCCGCGCAACCGCGATCGCGCACGAACGCTTCGCCGATCCCAATGACATCGCTTTGTTCCGGATCGGCGAGGCGGACGAGATCGGCCTTTATATCCGCCGGTTCGAGGATGCTGCGATCAACAAGCGCCTCAACCCGCTCGGCTGGTCGATGGATTGCGCGCTGGCGGACAAGGCCCGCTTTGCCGAACGCTGCCGCACCGCCGGCCTGCCGCACGCCGATACGGTCGCAACGATCGCGGGCGGCACGGTTGCGATCACCGGTGAGATCACCAACCGCGCGCTCGTCGTGAAACCCTGTGACGGCGAAGGGGGCGACGGCGTGCGGATGATCGGCCCGTTCGCCGAAACCGCATCGGCCGAAGCCGCGCTGCGTTCGACACAGGGCAAGGCCCTCGTCCAGCCGCTGATCACCTGCCACGCCGACATCGCCGACATCGCGCTCGATGCGCTGCCCACCGTGCGGATCGTCACGATCCTCGATGAGGCGGGCGCGCCCGAAGTGGTGAGCGCGACCTTCCGTTGTGCAAGCAAGGTCGGCGCGCGGGTCGACAATATGAAGGCGGGCGGGCTGATCGTGCCGGTCGAGCTGGCGACGGGGACGCTGGGCATCGCGTGCATGGGCTATGGCGGCGGCGATCATATCGTCCATCCGGTGACGAGCGCCGCGATCATGGGCCGCACCTTGCCCGACTGGGAACTGGCGACCGACCTGGTCCGCCGCGCCCACGCGCTTGCCTTCGACGATTATGTGATCGTCGGGTGGGACGTCGCGCTGACGCCCAACGGCCCGATCCTGATCGAAGGCAATGGCAAGCCGGGCGTGCTGATGCCGCAGCGTGCGGCCAGACGAGGCTTGGGCGAGACGCGCTACGGCGCGTTGATCGCGCACCATTTATCGCAACCGAACCGTAGCTTCGTCGTCACAAGCGAACGCTAA
- a CDS encoding SDR family NAD(P)-dependent oxidoreductase gives MGRTLEGKSALVTGGGGGFGKAVAKLLARDGAAVTLSGRKQETLEKARDWLLSEVPDAKLAIIAGDATREDDVKAAIAKAVEHGGGIDIVVPTVGGGTGYGPISKVSVEAFVGDYMVNVGSAFMMVKHGVPLMKPGSSFVFISSTAAAMPFVNLTSYCASKAGLDHFMRTAANELGPQGIRLNCVRPGLTHTDGMDAAFQRPGYTDSFLPLIPLGRTGVPNDIAEAVRFLAGPEAAWLTGQSFAVDGGNEMRMAPLPKV, from the coding sequence ATGGGGCGGACACTCGAAGGTAAATCGGCGCTCGTCACCGGCGGTGGCGGTGGCTTCGGCAAGGCGGTGGCCAAGCTGCTGGCGCGCGACGGCGCGGCGGTCACGCTCTCCGGCCGCAAGCAGGAGACTCTGGAGAAGGCGCGCGACTGGCTGTTGAGCGAAGTCCCCGACGCGAAGCTCGCGATCATCGCGGGCGACGCGACCAGGGAGGATGACGTCAAGGCGGCGATCGCGAAGGCAGTCGAGCATGGCGGCGGGATCGACATCGTCGTGCCGACCGTGGGCGGCGGCACCGGCTATGGCCCGATCTCCAAGGTGAGCGTCGAGGCGTTCGTCGGCGACTATATGGTCAATGTCGGCAGCGCCTTCATGATGGTGAAGCATGGGGTGCCGTTGATGAAGCCGGGATCATCCTTCGTCTTCATCTCGTCGACCGCGGCGGCAATGCCCTTCGTCAACCTGACGAGCTATTGCGCATCGAAGGCGGGGCTCGATCATTTCATGCGCACCGCCGCGAACGAACTGGGGCCGCAGGGCATCCGCCTGAACTGCGTGCGTCCTGGCCTGACGCATACCGACGGGATGGACGCGGCGTTCCAGCGGCCGGGCTATACCGACAGCTTCCTGCCGCTGATCCCGCTGGGCCGCACCGGCGTGCCCAACGATATCGCGGAGGCGGTGCGCTTCCTGGCGGGGCCGGAAGCGGCGTGGCTGACAGGACAAAGCTTCGCGGTGGACGGAGGCAACGAAATGCGGATGGCGCCACTTCCCAAGGTCTAA
- a CDS encoding SMP-30/gluconolactonase/LRE family protein, whose translation MREAEPFGEPGYFFEGPRWRDGRWWTSDMHGNVVRSWTPEGEGRDELRIEDRPSGLSWMPDGSLLVVSMEKRLLLRLAPGAVAPEIHADLNPITADVPGFINDMRVDGEGRAYIGFDPDIKLCGFPSDKGRLLCVEPDGSARIVARDLQFPNAIMFSGNRLILADTAAACLYAYDIGPGGDLGPRSDWANLSGKRTDKIKYLFDGCDIDSASHVWAADCSAGAWRIAPGGEVVDGVALPPDYTAYACGLGGEDGRTLLICAANRDHHEERVKAPKAKLFTARVDVPA comes from the coding sequence ATGCGCGAGGCGGAGCCGTTCGGCGAACCGGGTTACTTCTTCGAAGGGCCGCGCTGGCGCGACGGGCGTTGGTGGACGTCCGACATGCACGGCAATGTCGTGCGCAGCTGGACGCCCGAGGGCGAAGGCCGCGACGAATTGCGGATCGAGGATCGCCCCTCGGGCCTCAGCTGGATGCCCGACGGATCGCTGCTGGTCGTATCGATGGAGAAGCGCCTGCTGCTGCGCCTCGCGCCCGGCGCCGTCGCACCCGAAATCCATGCCGATCTGAACCCGATCACCGCCGACGTGCCCGGCTTCATCAACGACATGCGTGTGGATGGAGAGGGTCGGGCCTATATCGGCTTCGATCCCGATATAAAGCTGTGCGGCTTTCCCAGCGACAAGGGGCGACTGCTGTGCGTCGAGCCCGATGGCAGCGCGCGAATCGTGGCGCGGGATCTGCAATTCCCCAATGCGATCATGTTCTCGGGCAACCGCCTGATCCTGGCCGACACCGCCGCCGCCTGCCTCTATGCCTATGATATCGGGCCAGGCGGCGATCTGGGACCGCGCAGCGACTGGGCAAACCTGTCAGGCAAGCGGACGGACAAGATCAAATATCTGTTCGACGGGTGCGATATCGACTCGGCAAGCCATGTCTGGGCCGCCGATTGTTCGGCGGGCGCATGGCGGATCGCGCCGGGCGGCGAGGTGGTCGACGGTGTCGCGCTGCCGCCAGACTATACCGCTTATGCCTGCGGTCTCGGCGGCGAGGATGGGCGCACATTGCTGATCTGCGCGGCGAACCGCGATCATCATGAGGAACGGGTGAAAGCGCCCAAGGCGAAGCTGTTCACCGCAAGAGTCGATGTGCCCGCATGA
- a CDS encoding NTP transferase domain-containing protein: protein MLPDPTFTAVVLAAQRAGVVDPLAEAHGVSHKCVVPIGGKPLIVHAVEALLATPGIARVRIVVEPDMDARLRALLPVTTTKVDFVPAADNLADSVFAATEGVDGPLIVTTADNVLLTPGAVSAMLRTITTIADVGVAMATRYAVLTAHPEGQRRFYKFADDEYSNCNLYGFGGAHAIKAAESFRSGGQFAKKPMRLLAAVGVVNVVLMLTKQLSLKRALARLGKRFRLRIAPVVLADGSHAIDVDNERTYNCAAVLLEKRAIALNRIAA, encoded by the coding sequence TTGCTGCCTGATCCCACGTTCACGGCGGTCGTACTGGCGGCGCAGCGCGCGGGCGTGGTCGATCCGCTGGCGGAGGCGCACGGCGTCTCCCACAAATGCGTGGTGCCGATCGGGGGCAAGCCGCTGATCGTCCACGCGGTCGAGGCGCTGCTGGCGACGCCGGGAATCGCGCGGGTGCGGATCGTGGTCGAGCCGGACATGGATGCGCGGTTGCGCGCCTTGTTGCCGGTGACGACGACGAAGGTCGACTTCGTGCCCGCCGCCGACAATCTGGCCGACAGCGTGTTCGCGGCAACCGAAGGGGTGGACGGTCCATTGATCGTCACCACCGCCGACAATGTCCTGCTGACGCCCGGCGCGGTCAGCGCGATGCTGCGCACGATCACGACGATCGCCGATGTCGGCGTGGCGATGGCGACCAGATATGCGGTGCTGACCGCGCATCCCGAGGGACAGCGCCGCTTCTACAAGTTCGCCGATGACGAATATTCGAACTGCAATTTGTATGGCTTTGGCGGAGCGCACGCGATCAAGGCGGCGGAGAGCTTCCGATCGGGCGGGCAGTTTGCGAAGAAGCCGATGCGGTTGCTGGCGGCGGTGGGCGTGGTCAACGTCGTGCTGATGCTGACGAAGCAATTATCGTTGAAGAGGGCGCTCGCACGGTTGGGCAAGCGGTTCAGGCTGCGGATCGCGCCGGTGGTGCTGGCCGATGGTTCGCACGCGATCGATGTCGATAATGAGCGGACGTACAATTGCGCGGCGGTGCTGCTGGAGAAGCGGGCCATCGCGCTCAACCGCATCGCTGCCTAA
- a CDS encoding SDR family NAD(P)-dependent oxidoreductase, whose product MAIFEGKATLVTGAGSGIGRAIAQAFAAEGSRVMIADVDAKGGEETVKLIEAAGGTAAFQKADVSDQASVEAMVKAVVDRFGRIDHAVNNAAVDPEVTPESDWDITVLDRILSINLRGVAMCLKAEIAAMQAAGGGCIVNLASMAGVVGVPNKPFYCAAKHGVVGITRSAALAQAKNGIRINAIAPGFIETPMALANLEPGGMTVDFIAGRNPTRRIGRPEEIGAAAVYLCSPYAGFTVGQTLSVDGGVSVS is encoded by the coding sequence ATGGCGATATTCGAAGGTAAGGCGACGCTCGTCACGGGCGCCGGCAGCGGGATCGGCCGTGCGATCGCGCAGGCGTTCGCGGCCGAGGGTTCGCGCGTGATGATCGCCGACGTCGACGCCAAGGGCGGCGAGGAGACGGTGAAGCTGATCGAGGCGGCGGGCGGAACCGCGGCGTTCCAGAAGGCCGATGTGTCCGATCAGGCATCGGTCGAGGCGATGGTGAAGGCCGTCGTCGATCGCTTCGGCCGGATCGACCATGCGGTCAACAATGCCGCGGTCGACCCCGAAGTGACCCCCGAATCCGATTGGGACATCACCGTCCTCGATCGCATCCTGAGCATCAACCTGCGCGGCGTGGCGATGTGCCTGAAGGCGGAGATTGCGGCGATGCAGGCGGCGGGCGGCGGCTGCATCGTCAACCTCGCGTCGATGGCGGGCGTGGTGGGCGTGCCCAATAAGCCCTTCTACTGTGCGGCGAAGCATGGCGTGGTGGGCATCACCCGATCGGCGGCGCTGGCGCAGGCAAAGAACGGCATCCGCATCAACGCGATCGCGCCGGGCTTCATCGAAACCCCGATGGCGCTCGCCAATCTGGAGCCGGGCGGCATGACGGTCGACTTCATCGCGGGGCGCAACCCGACCCGGCGGATCGGCCGGCCCGAGGAGATCGGCGCGGCGGCGGTCTATCTCTGCTCGCCGTATGCGGGCTTCACCGTCGGCCAGACGCTCAGCGTCGACGGCGGCGTTTCGGTGAGCTGA
- a CDS encoding SDR family NAD(P)-dependent oxidoreductase has product MGKILDGKSALVTGGGGGFGKASARLLVRDGAAVTLTGRTLATLEKAREKLLGEFPDAKIAIIAGDATKEADVKAAIAKTVEHGGGLDIVVAVVGGGSGRGMIDEWSLDKLMGDYLANVGSAFLVTQNAVPLMKEGSSIVFISSTAAMMSFVGLSSYCAAKAGLDHFMRTAANEYGKKGIRFNSVRPGLTKTDGLEAAFERPGYVDAFMPLVPLGRTGVPNDIAEAVRFLAGPEAAWLTGQTFAVDGGQETRMNPLPAGF; this is encoded by the coding sequence ATGGGCAAGATTTTGGACGGCAAATCGGCGCTCGTCACCGGCGGCGGCGGCGGGTTCGGCAAGGCTTCGGCGCGGCTGCTGGTGCGTGACGGCGCGGCGGTGACGCTGACCGGCCGCACGCTCGCGACGCTGGAAAAGGCGCGTGAAAAGCTGCTGGGCGAGTTCCCCGACGCGAAGATCGCGATCATCGCGGGCGACGCGACCAAGGAGGCCGACGTCAAGGCGGCGATCGCCAAGACCGTCGAGCATGGCGGCGGGCTCGACATCGTCGTCGCGGTGGTCGGCGGCGGCAGCGGGCGCGGCATGATCGACGAATGGTCGCTCGACAAATTGATGGGCGACTATCTCGCCAATGTCGGCAGCGCTTTCCTGGTCACGCAAAATGCGGTGCCGCTGATGAAGGAGGGATCGTCGATCGTCTTCATCTCGTCGACCGCGGCGATGATGTCGTTCGTGGGTCTTTCGAGCTATTGCGCCGCCAAGGCGGGCCTCGACCATTTCATGCGCACCGCCGCGAACGAATATGGAAAGAAGGGCATCCGCTTCAACAGCGTGCGTCCGGGCCTGACCAAGACCGACGGCCTCGAGGCCGCGTTCGAGCGGCCGGGCTATGTCGATGCGTTCATGCCGCTGGTCCCGCTGGGCCGCACCGGCGTGCCCAACGATATCGCCGAAGCGGTCCGCTTCCTCGCCGGCCCCGAGGCGGCGTGGCTGACCGGGCAGACCTTCGCGGTCGACGGGGGCCAAGAAACCCGCATGAACCCCCTCCCCGCAGGATTCTGA
- a CDS encoding IclR family transcriptional regulator: MARPALSGSRALQVIDVMAGAPDRAFTLSDLVRATESNFASCHAVISILVARGYLLRDDATKTYRLGPALFAAGQAMAKHDPLLSALRSASDALTERTGLSISVSARAGDELVGVSRHGQNRLLAQGIRVGQRVPLKPPIGATVLAWSCDEDIDNYIARGGIALDAPEAAQLRDELAAIRRRGYLATLNTDSYAAISKAMAQRYAEEDRKARAGQLISGLYGGLFQPETIEPAGSYDLAFIGAPIFDRRGYPLYSVVLSGFGGRISGAAIEDYAAQLTRMCTDVMRSGAAT; the protein is encoded by the coding sequence TTGGCCCGTCCTGCCCTGTCCGGTTCGCGTGCGTTGCAAGTCATCGATGTGATGGCGGGCGCGCCCGATCGCGCCTTCACGCTGTCCGATCTGGTGCGCGCGACCGAGTCCAACTTCGCCTCGTGCCATGCGGTGATCTCGATCCTGGTCGCGCGCGGCTATCTGCTGCGCGACGATGCGACCAAGACCTACCGGCTCGGCCCGGCTTTGTTCGCGGCGGGGCAGGCGATGGCGAAGCATGATCCGCTGTTGAGCGCGCTGCGCAGCGCATCCGACGCGCTCACCGAACGCACGGGGCTGAGCATCAGCGTCTCGGCGCGCGCGGGCGACGAACTGGTCGGCGTCTCGCGCCACGGCCAGAACCGGCTGCTCGCGCAGGGCATTCGCGTGGGGCAGCGCGTGCCATTGAAGCCCCCGATCGGCGCGACCGTGCTCGCATGGTCATGCGACGAGGATATCGACAATTATATCGCGCGCGGCGGCATCGCGCTCGACGCGCCCGAGGCCGCGCAGCTGCGCGACGAACTCGCCGCGATCCGGCGGCGCGGCTATCTCGCGACGCTCAACACCGACAGCTATGCCGCGATCAGCAAGGCGATGGCGCAGCGTTATGCCGAGGAAGATCGCAAGGCGCGCGCGGGCCAATTGATCTCCGGCCTCTATGGCGGCCTGTTCCAGCCCGAGACGATCGAGCCGGCGGGCAGCTACGATCTCGCCTTCATCGGCGCCCCCATTTTCGACCGGCGCGGCTATCCGCTCTATTCGGTCGTGCTGTCGGGCTTTGGCGGGCGGATCAGCGGCGCCGCGATCGAGGATTATGCCGCGCAGCTTACGCGCATGTGCACCGATGTGATGCGGTCGGGCGCAGCCACCTGA
- a CDS encoding SDR family NAD(P)-dependent oxidoreductase: MPIGITGKRIIVAGGARGIAAGAVRVFAREGAHVVSLDRLVDEGRQVAEAATAEGPGKVDFLEVDLTKRADVVAVVDEAVKLLGGIDAVFNIAAIERTAKAHEIGEAGWNEMLSINVGGVVSMCEAIFPHMKAGGGGAIINFSSDAANQPYLNGAHYSASKAAVISYTRTLAHEWGRFNIRANCVMPLAWTPMFDERRARFKTPEELAAYDARIASLIPLGRMGDPESDLAPALVFLASDAARYISAQNLGVNGGSAWGR; this comes from the coding sequence ATGCCGATCGGAATTACGGGCAAGCGCATCATCGTGGCGGGCGGCGCGCGCGGGATCGCGGCCGGCGCGGTACGCGTGTTCGCGCGCGAAGGGGCGCATGTCGTCTCGCTCGATCGGCTGGTCGACGAAGGCCGCCAGGTCGCCGAAGCCGCAACCGCCGAAGGGCCGGGCAAGGTCGATTTCCTCGAGGTCGATCTCACGAAGCGCGCCGATGTCGTCGCGGTGGTCGATGAAGCGGTGAAGCTGCTCGGCGGGATCGACGCGGTGTTCAACATCGCCGCGATCGAACGCACCGCCAAGGCGCATGAAATCGGTGAAGCCGGCTGGAACGAGATGCTCTCGATCAATGTCGGCGGGGTCGTATCGATGTGCGAAGCGATCTTCCCGCACATGAAGGCGGGCGGCGGCGGCGCGATCATCAACTTCTCGTCCGATGCCGCGAACCAGCCCTATCTCAACGGCGCGCATTATTCGGCGTCGAAGGCGGCGGTGATCTCCTACACCCGCACGCTCGCGCACGAATGGGGTCGCTTCAACATCCGCGCGAACTGCGTGATGCCGCTCGCCTGGACCCCGATGTTCGACGAACGCCGCGCCCGCTTCAAGACGCCCGAGGAACTGGCCGCCTATGATGCCCGCATCGCCTCTTTGATCCCGCTCGGCCGGATGGGCGATCCGGAAAGCGATCTGGCGCCGGCGCTGGTGTTCCTCGCGTCGGATGCCGCGCGCTATATCTCGGCGCAGAATCTGGGCGTCAACGGCGGCTCGGCCTGGGGGCGTTAG